GGGGAGGGGATCCCACCCGTCGGCGTCCTCCGTGTGGCATCCCCAGCCGCAAGGGAGGCTGATCGCACACGGGGCCCGTCGGGCCGAGCCGGCCGCGGCCCTCGGGCTCACCCGACGCGTCAGGCCCCGGCCCGTGTGACCGGGGCCTGACGCGTTGGGCCGACGATCGTCAGTCGTGCAGCGGGAGTCCGAGACCGCCCGCCTGCTCGCCCGGCAGGGTCGTCCGGCGGATGCCGTGGCCGAACGTGGCCGCGGTCAGGGTGTTGGTCCCGACGTGGTGGCGCAGCTCCAGCACCGGCACCGCCGGCAGGTCGCCGACCCGCAGCCACGACGTGCCGTCGTCGGTCGACATGAACACGCCGACGTCGGTGGCCACGGCCGGGTCGCCGTCGATGAGGATCACGTCGTTGATCGGTGCGCCCGGCAGGTCACCCGAGACGTCGGTGAACGTCGCGCCGCCGTCGGTCGTGCGGAACAGCTGTGCCCCCTCCTCGCCCTGGCGGAAGCCCGAGTAGGCCACCCACGCGCTGTTGCCCGTCGGGTCGGCCGGGTCGGCGGTGACGGAGGTGATCCACGTGCGCTCGGGCAGCCCGAGGTCGCCATCGTTGTCGTCGGTGGTGGTGGGGTCGCCGTCGTCGACCAGCGTCCAGCCGCCGCTGCTGTCCTGCGGCACGCCACGTCCGACCGCGGGCAGGGTCGAGGCGGCATGGGTGACCCACAGCCGGCCCTCGTCGGTTCCGACCCAGACGGTGTTGCCGTCGGGGTGGGTCGCGATGGTCGTCACGACGCCGCGCAGCCGGTAGCCGCTGTTGGGGTCGGTCTGCTCGGGCTGCGACGACAGGTCCCCGGAGATGGTCCTGAACGCGGTGCCCTCGTTGGTCGAACGATGCAGCTGTGCACCCGCCGTGTAGATCGTGTCGGGGTTGTTGGGGTCGAACTGGATGTCGGCCAGCCAGCCGTAGCGGTCGCTCGGCATGCGCATGCCGCCGACCAGCAGCGGCGCCCCGCCCTTCGCCCGACCGCAGCCGCCGTACTGCGAGCAGTAGTACGTCGTCGACGGATCGCCCGGGTCGACGCGCGTCACGATGCCGTCACCGCAGAAGCCGTACTTCATCCACGCCGCGCTGCCGGCCTCGACGTCACCGACGTGGTGCATGCACAGGTTGTCCTGCAGTCCGGAGACGACGTACTGGGCGGTCTGCTCGTCGACGTCGACGGAGTAGTGCTGGGTCCAGCCCTGCGAGGCGCCGGTCACCCACGTGCCTGCCGCACCGTTGGCGGCCGAGCGGTACACCCCACCGTCGTTGCCGAGGTAGACCAGCCCCGGCACGTCCGGCGACCACACCATCGTGTGCTGGTCGGAGTGCACGATGGCCTGGTTGGCGCCCGTGACGACCAGGGCGGTGGTGTTGGACTGGGGGAGGAACGTCGAGCCGCCGTCGAGGGACTCGATGACCTCCAGCCCGGCCGCGTACAGGTGGTCGGCGTTCAGGGGGTCGACGAAGATCCGGGCGAACCACCAGCCGTAGGAGGAGTTGTTGGCGGCCAGCCCGAACGGCTCGCTGCGGGTGAACGACCGCCCGCCGTCGTCGGAGCTGAACCACGCGCCGTGGGTGCCGTCGAGGGTGTTGGCGATCATCGCGTACACGCGGCTGGGGTCGGAGGGGGCGAAGGCCAGGCCGATGCGGCCGGTCTCCTCCTCCGGGGTGTAGAGCCGGTCCTCGAGGTCGTTGCGGGTCCGGTCGCCCTCGCCGAGGGCGATGTCGGTGACGTGCATCCAGGTGGTGCCGCCGTCCTCGGTCAGCCACACCGACGAACCGGGTCCGGCGTAGACGCGCTTCTCGGGCGTGCGGTAGTGGTCCCACATCGCGACGAGGATCCGGTCGGAGTCGCTCGGGTCGATGGCGACGTCGACCGCGCCCGTGGTCTCGCGGTTCGGCAGGGCGGTGTCGGCCTGCGGGAAGATCAGCTCCCAGGTGTCACCGGCGTCGGGCGAGCGGTACAGGCCGCGTTCCCCACCGGGCACGAACAGGTCGCCGGCCGCGGCCGCGTAGACGGTGTCGCCGTCGTTGGGGTCCACCACGATCCGACCGAACGCGCCCGAGTCGGGCAGGCCGGACAGCTGCCAGCTGGCGCCGTCGTCACGGGAGACGTACAGGCCGGTGCCGCCGTAGACGACCGAGCCGCCGCCGGGGTTGGCCTCGCCGGTGCCGACGTAGAGCGTCCCGTCCGGTCCGGCGGCCATGGCGCCCAGCGCCTGGGTCAGCTCGGGGTCCCACCGTGGGCTGTAGGTCGTGCCCGCGTCGGCGGAGTGCCACACGCCACCGGAGGCCGTGGCCACCCAGACCTCGTTGGGACGACCGGGCACCAGCGCGAGGTCCACGACGCGGCCGCCGATCTCGGTCGGGCCGAGCAGGTCCCACTCGAGGTCGGCCACCGCCGGGTTGACCGCCCGCGTGCGGTCGGCGATCGCGGCGGACTCCGCCAGCGTGCCGGCGTAGTCGATGCTCGCCCCCTCCACACCACGCTGGGAGTCGAACCACTCACCCGGTGCCTGGAGGGGCGGCAGCTCCAGCCGCGGGTCGGCCAGCGGTGCTGTCTGACCGCGGGGGAGGAGGGTCGTGACGACCAGTCCGAGCACCAGCAGCGTGATGGCGGCCAGCGCCGTCAGCGGACGACGGGGGGAGAGGAGGCTCTGCATGCTCGGGGTGTTCGCCACGGCCGGCCGGAACTCCTGCCGGCAGCACCTCCCCGATCGTGCCGATCATCGTCCGGGGCCGATGCAGGCCCCGATCGCGCCGACCGGTGGGCGGCCTGGCCGCGCCGATCGTGCCGATCATCGTCCGGGGGCGATGCAGGCCCCGATCGCGCCGACCGGCGGACGGCCCGGCAGCCCCGCCCCGATCGCGCGGACCGGCGGGCGGGGCCGGCCGAGCCGATCGTGTCGAGCCGTTCAGGCCGGGGTGGGCCAGCGGGCGACCAGGCTGCCCACGCCGTCGACGACCTGATGGGTGACGCGTTCGGCCGGGCCCGCCAGGGCGACGGCGACGGCCAGGGCGGGGACGCCGCGAGCCGCAGCCTCCTCGGCGTCGCCGACGAGCTCGGGTTCGAGCACCCCCGCCCGTACACCCGCGACGACGGCGTGGTCGTACGCCGCGGCACGCTGCTCGCCGACCGAGGGGCGGGGCGGCTTGGGGCCGTGCCCCGCCGACAGGTCTCCCGCGACCACCAGCGCATCGACGTCGGCCGTGCTCCGAACCCAGTCAGCCACGTCGTCGGCCCCGGCACCCGAGGACGGCACACCGACCGCGATGACCGACCGGACCACCTCCAGCCGACTCACCGCACAGGCCAGCACCGACAGGTCGGCCCCCGGGTGGACGTCGACCCCGGGGAGGCCCGGTGGCCGTCCGCTGACCCGCGCCGTCACCTCCGGCAGGCCCAGCCCGCCGAGGTGGACGTCGCCGCCCGGCGGGTGCAGGCGCACGGCCCCGTCGACGGCTGCCGGGTCCGCGGCCAGCACGACCACCACACCCGTCACGTCGGCCAGGACGCGGGCGACCTCGTCGCGCATGCCGTGGATGGCCGGATCGTCGCCGGTCCGGACCGACGGCAGCACGAGGGCGGTGGAGGGGATGGCGACGACGAGCACGGTCACGACGGTAGCCGAGGTGCCGGAAGGAGTGGACGTGGGTGACGTCGAACGTGGAACCGAACCCGATTCACGAAAGGTCGACAGATGCGAACCATCCGACTCCTCCTGGCCGCTGCCCTCCTCTCGGCGATGGTCGCCGTGCCGGCATCCGCTGGCGTCGAGCCCGCGGTGGCCCAGGCCATCTCCGGCTCCGTCCTCGTGCCCAACCCGACCAAGGCCGCGCTGCCGGTGACCCGGCACACCCGCTCCGCCATGTTCGTCGGCCCCGAGGCGCAGGGCGTCGTCAGCTGGTTCTTCGAGGTCGACCCCGCGACCGTCGGCGGCACCTTCGAGCTGACCTCCAGCGTCGACGCCGACCTCGACATCATCTTCTACTCCGACCCGGGCGGGCTGAACGCCACCCCGACGGCATCGGGTGAGTTCGTCGGCACCGGCATCGACGGCGAGTCCGGGATCATCCCGCTCGGATCGACCCACGCCACCATCTACCCCGCGTCGGGCGGCAACGTGCCCTTCGACTACGCCGGCTTCGAGGCGCAGCAGGTCCTGCTCAGCGGCGACCTCGACGTCGAGATCCGGTCCGGCCAGCGCCTGGTCTTCGTCAACGACACCGACGAGTACGGCTTCGTCCGTGGCGAGAAGTTCTCCTCCGGCGAGGGCCCGGCCTCCGGCATGCCCCGCGGTGCCACCTTCACCTACGACGGGGCCACCGCCCTGTTCGGCACGACCACGATCCCCTACGAGACCCACATGGGGTCCGGGACCATCACCGTCACCGCCGGCTGACCGACCCCGACAGCAGGACGGCCGACCCCTCGGGGTCGGCCGTTCGTCGTCCGGGGCCGGGGGTCAGGCCTCTGCGTCGGCCTCGTCGGTGGCGGTGGCGCGCTCGATCAGCGCCGTCGCCTCCTCCTCGGTGACCTTCAGCGCGATGGCCAGCTCGCCGGCGAGCTTCGCGGTGGCCGACCGCAGGTGGTCCTTGTCGCGCATGGCCAGCGGCTTGTCGCGGTCCTCGCGGAGCGCCTGCAGGCTGCGGACGATCTTGGCCAGCGCCTCGGCGTCGCCGTCGAGCAGTCGCTTCTGGTTGCGCCGTCGCCGGGCCGAGTGACCCGGGTCCTTCAGGGGGTCCTCGGCGAGCAGCTCGAGGATCGCCTCGGCGTCCTCCTCGCTGATGGGGTCCCGGACGCCGACCGCCTCCACCTCGCTGGTGGGGATGAGGATGCGCATGTCGCCCACCTCGATGGTGACGTACTCCACGGGGCCGTCAGGGGTGTCGCGCATCTGCACCGCCACGACACGGCCGGGACCGTGGATGGAGTGGACGACGTCGTCGCCGGGTTCGAGAGCCATACCCTCCCAACCTACGGCGCGACCGCCGGTTCGCTCCGCTGGCGCCGCCGGAAACAGGCTGAACTGGCAGGATGCGGCGCATGTTGCTGCGACTCGGCGCCACCACCCTCGACCTGCATCGCCGCATGGCGGTCATGGCGATCGTCAACCGGACACCCGACTCGTTCTACGACCGCGGC
This genomic window from Euzebya rosea contains:
- a CDS encoding WD40/YVTN/BNR-like repeat-containing protein is translated as MANTPSMQSLLSPRRPLTALAAITLLVLGLVVTTLLPRGQTAPLADPRLELPPLQAPGEWFDSQRGVEGASIDYAGTLAESAAIADRTRAVNPAVADLEWDLLGPTEIGGRVVDLALVPGRPNEVWVATASGGVWHSADAGTTYSPRWDPELTQALGAMAAGPDGTLYVGTGEANPGGGSVVYGGTGLYVSRDDGASWQLSGLPDSGAFGRIVVDPNDGDTVYAAAAGDLFVPGGERGLYRSPDAGDTWELIFPQADTALPNRETTGAVDVAIDPSDSDRILVAMWDHYRTPEKRVYAGPGSSVWLTEDGGTTWMHVTDIALGEGDRTRNDLEDRLYTPEEETGRIGLAFAPSDPSRVYAMIANTLDGTHGAWFSSDDGGRSFTRSEPFGLAANNSSYGWWFARIFVDPLNADHLYAAGLEVIESLDGGSTFLPQSNTTALVVTGANQAIVHSDQHTMVWSPDVPGLVYLGNDGGVYRSAANGAAGTWVTGASQGWTQHYSVDVDEQTAQYVVSGLQDNLCMHHVGDVEAGSAAWMKYGFCGDGIVTRVDPGDPSTTYYCSQYGGCGRAKGGAPLLVGGMRMPSDRYGWLADIQFDPNNPDTIYTAGAQLHRSTNEGTAFRTISGDLSSQPEQTDPNSGYRLRGVVTTIATHPDGNTVWVGTDEGRLWVTHAASTLPAVGRGVPQDSSGGWTLVDDGDPTTTDDNDGDLGLPERTWITSVTADPADPTGNSAWVAYSGFRQGEEGAQLFRTTDGGATFTDVSGDLPGAPINDVILIDGDPAVATDVGVFMSTDDGTSWLRVGDLPAVPVLELRHHVGTNTLTAATFGHGIRRTTLPGEQAGGLGLPLHD
- a CDS encoding CarD family transcriptional regulator; protein product: MALEPGDDVVHSIHGPGRVVAVQMRDTPDGPVEYVTIEVGDMRILIPTSEVEAVGVRDPISEEDAEAILELLAEDPLKDPGHSARRRRNQKRLLDGDAEALAKIVRSLQALREDRDKPLAMRDKDHLRSATAKLAGELAIALKVTEEEATALIERATATDEADAEA